The following is a genomic window from Bacteroidota bacterium.
CCTGCATGAAATCCTGATGAAATGCCCGCGTGTCGTCGTTGTGTACATACCTGAGCGCGTAGTTGAGATTGTCCACCTCATCGCTTGAAGGTGATGCGGATGTAAAGACAAGCCGCCGTTGCAATTCTCCGGCTGTGTTGTCGGCAAAGAGCAGGAAGAGAACTTTGAAATTAATCTCAACCCAATCCTTTTCATAGAACCGGAGAAGCTGCTGTTGTTCAATTGTGGTCGGGGGCTTCATCAGAAAAGTTCCATCACCCAGAAATATCGCCGCAACGACCCGTCCGTCAACGGGTTTGCACAGGAAGATGCGCCCCCGCTGAAGATGGAAATGTCCGACATCGCGACTGAAGGTGAAATCGGCGACCTCGGCACTTTGGGATTCGTCCGGTTGAAGGCCGATGAGTTGATCGTACAGCCTGTCGTACTCGGTCGGTTGGATTTGGGATGATTGAGCCGCCGATACAACATCGTTGCAGGCAAGCGACAAGAGTAGGATCAGAAGTGTGCGCAGTATTGCCATTGTGGTTCTCCCTTGAATCAGAAAGGTTGGCGGAATAAGTCAACTCACAACATCATATCCTCCGTGTTTGCATCGCAATCTCATACAACCTCATATACTTCTTCGCCGAGGCATCCCACGACAGGTCGGCGTTCATGCCGTTCATCATCATCTGGTGCCAGACCGGCTTGTTCGTCCGGTACATGGTCACTGCGCGCCAAACGGCATCGTTCAGCGCATAGCCCGCCGCGTCGTTGAAGGAAAAGCCGTTCCCTTCGTTGCTGCCGTACGATTGATACTCGTGCCAGTCGTGCACTGTGTCCGCAAGTCCGCCGGTTTTTCGGACGATGGGAATGGTGCCGTAGCGCAGACTGTACATCTGGTTCAAGCCGCACGGTTCGTAGCGCGAGGGCATCAGGAACATATCGGCGGCGGCTTCGATCAGGTGGGCAAGCTCGTTGTTGAAACCGATGTAGGTCCAGACTTTATGCGGCAATGCGTGATGGATTGCCGAGAACATGCGTTCGTACCGCTCTTCTCCTGAGCCGAGAATCACCCATTGGGCGTCAAGTTCCATCAGACTGTTGAATGTTTCGGCGATCAGATCGAAGCCTTTTTGCGCCACGAGTCGTGACACAATCCCGATAAGAGGCCGGTCGGTGTCGTACGGCATGCCGACTTTTTCGAGAAGAAATTTCTTGTTGAGATATTTCCCGCCCAGATTTTCTTTCGAATAGTGGTGGGGAAGATGCGGATCGGTTTCAGGATTCCAGACGTCCGTGTCGATGCCGTTGAGCACGCCGTGCAGATCTTCGCGACGCAGCACAAGGTAACCCTCCATTCCCGCGCCGTACTCCGGCGTGAGAATCTCGTGCGCGTAGGTGTCGCTCACTGTGCTGATGATTTCGGCGGAGAGGATTCCCCCCTTCATCATGGATACGCCGCCGAACATCTCCAGCGCGCTGAACCGGTCCGGCCGGATCTCCGCAATATCCATCACCGACTTGCCGAACAATCCCTGGTACCCGATGTTGTGAATCGAATAAAGCGTCGCCGTGCCGTCGAACATTCTATCCCAACTGTAATTGTCTTTGAGAAGCAACGGCAGCAGGCCGGTTTGCCAGTCGTTGCAGTGAATAACGTCGGGCGCCCATTGCAGTCGCTGGAGTGTTTCGATGACAGCCTTCGAGAAGAGAATGAACCTTGCATCTTCATCGAAGTCGTTCGTATAGATTCTCCCCCGATGAAAGAAATGCGGACAATCGATGAAATAGACCGGTACATCCGAGCCGGGAAGGTTCGCCCGCGATACGTGCACAGGCCAGGCAACACCCGCGACGCGTACCGGTATCTCGCCTATGGCGTACTCGTAATGCAAATCGTATTTCGTTTCGTCGATGGTGTTGTATTTCGGAAGGAATACTTTGACGTCACAGCCGAGTTTGCGCAAATACTTGGGCAGCGCGCCGGTAACGTCCGCGAGTCCGCCCGCTTTGGCAAAAGGCACACATTCGGATGCGGCGATGGCGATGTTCATGGCAACGACTGGGCAGTTGAATGATGGGTTGTTTGGGCTCAATATACTGACGGGGAGCAGAAAAGCAAACCGTCTACCGACTCAGTTCTTCTTCCACCTCCTCAACTTCGGTATATACTCGTTCGCCATCGCGCCAGCTTTCTCCGCAGGTATGTTCATCTGCTTCGTCATGTAGTCAACGGAAAGTTGCATCATCCCTTCCATCGTCAAGTCGGGCGTTGTAAACGCGCCGTTCGCGTAGCAAATGTGGCAATACTCGCGAGTCGTCGAGCCGTCGACTTCTGTTCCGAGATTTCCAAATTGTTCCGAAAGAGGCATGCCGCAACTCTGGCACCGTAGTTTATCATCCATTCCAATCTCCTTCTCTCATTAATAAGAATATTCCACAATCGGGTTCAATCTACCGGATTAGCTCTCCACTCGCAACCCGAAACAGGCCAAAATTCCTTGAAACTCACCCCTCTTTTCGTTACCATAGTAAGCCTAAAACCATCAGAAGTCCTTTCATTTTCAACTAATTACGGAGTTTCAGTGGCTATGCATTTCTTCAACAAGCTCGCACTTGTGGGCTGTGTCGTGATTGGTGCAGTTGTGCTGTTCGGATGCTCACCAAAACCGGGGGAACTTGTTGTCGCAAAAGTGGGCAACAAACCGATCTTACTCAAAGAATACGAAGAACTGTACTTGAAGAGCAGCGGCAGTGTAGATCAGGCCTCGGCGTCAACCCAGGAGGAGCGTGAGAAGTTTCTGGATTTGATGACGAAATTCAAACTGAAGCTTGCCGACGCGTATGATCAGGGGCTGGACAAGCAGCCTGAGATTCGCAGCGAAATCAACCAGTACAAGGGAAGCCTCGTCGCATCGTACCTCACTGAGAGGGAAGTCACCGCCCCGGGAATCAAAAAACTGCACGAAGCCCGGCAAACGGAAGTCCGTGCCAGCCACATCCTCCTCTCGCTCGCCCCCGGCGCAGCGCCGAGCGATTCGGAAGCGGTATTCAAGAAAGCGTACGAACTTATCGGTCTGCTGAATACCGGAGCGTCGTTCGAATCGCTTGCCGTTGCGCATTCCAACGACCCGTCGGTGCACCAGAACAAGGGCGATCTCTATTTCTTTACCGCAGGCCGGATGGTTCCCGAGTTTGAAGAAGCGGCGTTTGCACTGAAGACGGGCGAGTTGACGCAAAAGCCGGTGCGCACGCAATACGGCGTACATATCATCAAGTGCACGGGACGCCAGCCGGCGTCGGGAGAAATCAAAGCAAGCCACATTATGATCCGGTTTCACAGCCAGGAACCTTCTCCCGAAGACACGCTCGAAGCATACAAGAAGATCAGCCAGATTCGTGACAGCCTGCTTGCAAAGTTCGATTTTGCCGAACTTGCAACACGCAACTCGGAAGACCCCGGTTCCGCCCCCCGCGGCGGCGACCTCGGATGGTTCGGCCGCGCCCGATGGATCCAGCCGTTCGACGAAGAGGCATTCAAACTGAAGCCGGGCGAAATTTCGGGAATCGTCCGCACGATCTACGGATATCATCTCATTAAATCCTACGAGACACGACAGACAAAGCCGTACGCCGAGGCGAAAAAGGAACTGCAGCAAGTATATCAGCAAACGCGTTTCCAGCAGGACTACCAGAAGTTCCTGGGCAAGCTGAAGGCGGAAACACAATTCAGTATGGATGAAACCGCGCTAAACCTGTTCGTTGTGTCGTTTGATTCACTCAAGACAACACGCGACAGCGCCTGGTACAGCACGCTTGAGCCGGAATTAGGCAAGCGGCCTCTCATCCGCTTCGGCCAACGTACGGTTTCGTGCGACAGTATCGTTTCGATCATGATTCTGCGGCCCGATATGACGAGCGTGCCCCTGAATTCCCATTCGTTGCGCCAACAAGTCGAGAAGATCGCGGAACAGCTTGTGTTTCAGGTAAAGGGCGAAACCATCGAACAGACATATCCGGAGTTCGCCTCCATCATGAAAGAATACACGGACGGCATTCTGTTGTATCAGATTGAGCAGGACAGGGTTTGGGGAAAGGTTGCGGTGAACGACACGGTTCTTCAGAGTTATTTCAACGCCAACCGCGATAACTTCGTGTGGCCCGATCGCGTTGACTTCACCTCCGTCTCAACGTACAGCGACTCGCTCGCCAATCTGATTCATGAAAAGCTGAAAGCCGGAAAAACGCTCGAGCAAATATTTGCCGAAGACTCCGCACGAATGAAGATGCCGACTTCCTTCAGAGTGGCGTTTGCAAAAGGATCGGCAGCCCTTACTCCGTCTGCACTCAAGACTCTGGTTGCTGTGGCCGCCGAACTCAAGAACGACGCCGTGCTGACCCTCTCCCTTGCCGCGCAGCCGGATACATCAAAACGAAAGGCGCAGGAGGAGAGACTTGCCAATCAACGTCTCGATGCAGTCAAGAACCAATTCACGAGAAAGCTGGGCGTTGATCCGGAACGGATCCAGACCTGGGTACGGCCGTTGGCTGATCATATTACCGACCCCGCCGACAGAAACCGTGCACTGACAACAGTCAGCATCGACATCATCAACCGCCGCCCGTGGATTGTCGGTGGAATTGATCATCAGGTTCAGGCGGTACGGACGGATGAGCGGACAATGAAGGCGGATTCTCTTGCAGAAGGCGCTTACTCCGGGCCGTTCAGCTATCGCGGAAACTTCACCATCGTCCGCTTGAACAAGAAAGAACCCGCCCGGCAGAAAACGTATGAAGAGGCCGGCACGGAAGTGTCGAGTTCGTTCCAGGAATATGAATCGAAGCGTTTGGAGAAAGAATGGCTTGACGGACTTCGCAGAAAATATCCCGTTGTCGAACATAAAGAGGCATTGCAGAACGCGTTTGCCCGGGTCCAACCATAGTGTTGCCATGCTGTTGCTCGCCACTGTGTTCGTTTCCTGCTCGGAACAGCGGCCCGTTGATGAGTATGTTGCCCGCGTCGGACAGGCGACGCTGACGCAGAAGAACGTTGAGGAGAATGCCGGCGGGCAACCGGAACATCTCGTGCGGCAGTACGTCAGCAACTGGGTGATGTCGGAGATTCTCTTTCAGGAGGCGCAGCGGAGAGGGTTCGCCACATCGGAGGCGGTGATGCGGCAGGCCGGGGAGGCAAAGAGGCAGTTTGCCATTACTGCCTATCTCGAGCAGGAGGTTTACAGCGACGAACCGTCGGCAATTCGCGACAGCGATCTGCAACACGAGTTCACCTCCAACGCCGAATCGTACCGTCTGCCCAACGACGTTGTCAAGATGAGCTTTGCCGTCTTCGACGAGCGGGATGAAGCAAACGCATTCAGATCCAAAGTTCTTCGCGGCGCGCGATGGGAGGACGCAGTACAATCGGTCCGCAGCGACGAGGGGCAAAGCCGCCATCTGCTCCGTGTCGCCACCGGCGAGTACTTTACCCAGGCAGTCCTGTACCCCGAGGAACTCTGGAAGATTGCCCGTGCGTTGAGTAAAGAAGATATCTCGTACGTCGTGCGGACGAATGCGGGGTATTGCGTTGCTGTTGTCCATGATGTAAAACGGCAGGGCGAATTGCCCCAGTTTGACTATGTGAAAGAAGAAATCCGGCAGCGGCTCGCCATGAAACGGCGGAACGAGAAGTACGCAAAACTGCTGGACCAACTGCGCGCAAAGTATGAGGTCGATGTCCGGCTCGCAGCCGGCGATACAACAAGAGGAAACGTCAATGAAGAATGATGGGAAGAGGAATGTGATTATGAAAACGTGGTTGCCGGTTCTGTTTCTTGCATGCTTGGTGGCTGTTGCAGAGGCGCAGGTACTGGACCGCATCGTTGCCGTTATCGACAAGGAAATGATTCTTGAATCCGAGTTGAACGCCCAAACCCAGTTCTTCATTACCACCAACAAACTCGACCCCAATACGCCCGGATTACGTGAGCAAGTTCTCCAATCCATGATCAACGAAAAGCTGATTCTGGCCAAAGCGATTGAAGACAGCGTGACAGTCTCGGAAGACGAAGTCACACAACAACTTGACGCCATTGTGCGGCAGCGCGTACAGGCGGCGGGTTCGGAGCAACGTCTGGAAGAACTGTACGGCATGCCCATTTCCCGCATCAAGCGCGAATATCGGGATGAGATGAAAAAGAACCTCCTCTCCCAACGGTTGCAGCAGCAACGATTCGGCGGCTCGCAAATCAGCCGTCTCGAAGTGGAGGAATTCTTCCGCACGTACCAGGATAGTTTGGGGGAAGTGCCCGAGGAAGTGGAACTGGCGCATATTTTCGTGCGCCCGAAGTTCGGCGAGACGGAGAAGGCGGAATCATACGGAAAAATGAAATTGCTGCTCGACAGCATCAAGGCGGGAGTTCCGTTCGAAGATCTTGCGCGGCGGCATTCGCAGGATCCCGGTTCCGCGGCGCAGGGGGGAGAATTGGGGTTTGTCCGCCGCGGCTTGTTTGTGAAGGATTTTGAAACTGCTGTGTTTTCTCTGAAAGAGCAGGAAGTGTCGGGAATTGTCGAAACGGAATTCGGCCTCCACATCATCCAGTTGTTGGAACGGCGAGGCGACGCGGTTCATGCGCGCCACATTCTGATGCGCATCGAGCGAACCGAAGCGAGCGACGATTCGGCGAAGGCATATCTCAACGGCCTGCGCACACGGATTCTTGCCGGCGAGAGCTTTGCCGAGATCGCAAGAAAATTCTCGGAAGACAAAGAAACGGCAAGCATCGGCGGAAACCTCGGCACGTTCGAGCTTGAGCAACTCCCGAAAGAACTCTATCCCGTTGTCTCACCGTTGAAGAGCGGCGAGATCAGCGAGCCGGTACGGATTCCCGTCGGTACGCAGTACGGCTACAGCATTGTGTGGGTACGGGAACGAACCCCCGAACACAAAGCCAACCTCGATCAGGACTACAAGCGCATCGAGATTGTTGCAAGCAACTACAAGCGGCAGAAGGATTACGCCGCATGGCTCGAGTCGTTGCGCAAGAGTATTTATTGGGAGTCGCGGTTGTAAAGGACATTATCAGAAACAAGGAAGCGGGGAATACGACTTTGGCTAATATATCGCCGGTGAAGCAAGTCAATGATGTTGATGCAGCAAAACAGTTACAGCAATCCTACGACGCCCTCCGCAAAGAAATCGCCAAGGTTATCGTCGGGCAGGATAAGATTGTCGAGCAGTTGCTGATTTCCCTGCTCGCCCGCGGGCACTGCCTGCTCGTCGGCGTGCCGGGTCTTGCCAAAACGCTTCTCATCCGGACGTTGGCGCAGGTTCTCGATCTCTCGTTCAACCGCATCCAATTCACTCCCGACCTGATGCCGAGCGACATCACCGGCACGGAAATCATCGAAGAGAACACCTCAACAGGCGGCAAGACGTTCAAGTTCATCCAGGGGCCGGTGTTCGCCAACATCGTCCTCGCCGACGAAATCAACCGCACGCCTCCGAAAACACAGGCGGCGTTGCTCGAAGCGATGCAGGAACACCGCGTAACGGCGGCGGGCAAAACCTACACGCTGCAGGAGCCGTTCTTCGTTCTCGCAACACAAAACCCCATCGAACAGGAAGGAACATATCCCCTCCCCGAAGCGCAACTCGACCGGTTCATGTTCAATCTGTGGCTCGATTATCCGTCGCAGAACGAGGAAGTACAGATCGTGAAAACCACCACCAGCCAGGCAACGGCAACATTGAACCACGTGTTGTCGGGAGCCGAAATTTCCGCGTATCAAGATTTGGTGAGAAGAGTGCCGGTTGCGGACAACGTGATCGAATTTGCCGTGCGGCTTGCAACGCGAACACGCCCGAAAACAGATGACGCGCCGAAGTTTATCAAGGATTGGCTCAGTTGGGGCGCGGGGCCGAGGGCGTCGCAATACATGATCCTCGGAGCAAAAACACGCGCCATTATTGCGGGCAAACACACACCGGATATCGACGACGTGCGGGCGATGGCGGCGCCGGTGCTGCGTCATCGCATTGTCCCGAACTTCAACGCGGAAGCCGACGGCGTCTCGACCATTGATATCGTCGAACGGCTCGTCAACGAAACACCTTAATCAACGATTACCGGTTACGGATTACAGACGTTTCCGTAATCCAGAATCAGTAATCCGACATCATGCCCGATATCAGCCTCAGTTTCACATCTTCAGCGTTCATCGTTCTTCTCCTCGTTCTCATTGCGGTCGCGATATCCATTCTGTTCTACCGCCGGACAGTTCCGCCGGTGCCTCCTGCAAAACGCTATCTGCTCATCGCCCTTCGGGCCGCCGCCCTTTCGTTGTTGCTGATTTTCCTGTTCGAGCCGCTGCTTCGTCTTATCACCACATCCACCCAAAAGCCGGTTCTTGCTGTTCTTGTTGATAACAGCAAGAGCATGACGATCAACGACAACGCCGGGGACAGGCTGGCGCAAGCGCGTAGCATCCTCTCGAACAACGCACTCCGTGAGGCAAGTGGAAAGGGTGAGGTACGCTACTACGCCTTCGGGACTCGTACGAAGCAGAATGAGGAGACGGACTCACTCCGGTTTGATGACGACGCAACGGATATGATTGCCGCGTTGAGAATGGTTGCGGAGGAGAAGGAACGGCTTAACATCGGCGCGGTGGTGATGCTGACAGACGGCAGCTACAATCTCGGCCAGAATCCCGTGTACGAAGCGGAACACCTCGGCATTCCGCTCTTTACAATCGGTGTTGGCGATTCAACTGAACAGAAGGATGTTCTCATCACAAAAATCGTTACGAACGATCTCGTGTACAACGAAACCGAAGTGCCGGTTGACGTGACGATCAAGAGTTCCGGGTATGCGAACGAGAAGGTGGAAGTGATTCTCTCCGACGGGACACGGGAGTTGGGCAGAACGCAGGTTGTTCTGCAGGAGGGAACGCGGGAATACAGCGTCCGTCTCACCTACACGCCGGAAGGTGAAGGTGTGAAGAGATATACAGTCCGCATTTCTCAACTTCCGGGTGAACTGACAACGGCAAACAACCAGCGGACATTTCTTGCGCGCATACTCAAAAGCAAGTTGCGCGTTCTTTTGCTTGCCGGTACGCCCTCCCCGGATCTTTCCATCGTCAAACAGACGCTGAGCGAGGATAGGAACATTGATGTTCTCTCCCTCACCCACAAATCTCCTTCAGTATTCTACGAGCGCCCGCTGACATCGCAACTGCTCGACTCATCAGATTGCATTGTGCTGATAGGATTTCCGATTGCCGGCGTCGCAGACGCAACAATGGAAATGACCAGGGCGTCCATCGAAAGGAAGGCAACGCCCTTGTTCTTCATCAACGGCAGGTCTGTTGACAGCCGGAAGCTTGCGCCGCTCAGTCCGTTGTTGCCGTTTTCAGACGCCAACCCCGTGCAGAATGAACAACTCGTCTTCATTGAACCTGCAGCAGCGCAACGAAACCACCCGATCCTCGCCACGAATACGGAGGAAGGAATAGCGAGCTGGAGCCGTTTACCTCCCATCTACAGATTGCAGACAGCTTACAGAATAAAATCGGAGGCGACAGTTCTTGCAACCGTCAAGATCAATAACATTGTACTGAACGAGCCGCTTATCGCAATCCGCAGCGTGAACCGGCAGAAGTCGATGGCAATACTCGGCTACGGCATCTGGCGCTGGCGGTTGATGGCACAGGGAAATCCGCAGACGGAAAAACTCTTCGCCACATTCCTCTCCAACAGCATCCGCTGGCTCAGCACACGTGACGACAGTCGTCCGGTGAAGGTCACTCCGTTGAAGCCTGAATTCTCCCAGGGCGAGCCGGTGGAGTTTGTCGGACAAGTGTATGACGCGAGCGCCAATCCGGTGGAGAATGCGCAAGTGAAGGTCGCGGCGGAACACGAAGGCAAGCAGTTCGAGACCACCCTTCGCCCCATCGGCAATGGAAGATATGAAGGGACTCTCGAAGGACTCGACAAGGGCGACTACACATTCAAGTCCGTTGCAACAATTGACGGACAGGCATTAGGCGAAGATCGGGGAAGATTCACGGTCGGCGAACTTGACTTGGAGTTTCAGGATACACGCATGAATGTGCAGTTGTTGCGCCAGCTTGCAGCCCGAACAAACGGCGAATTCCTTCTTCCCTCGCAAATATCCGGACTTCCCTCCCGCATCAACTCGCTTGCATCATTTGCTCCGCGGGAAGTGCATGATGCGCGTGAGTTCGAATTGTGGAATTGGAAGTACATGCTCGCGCTTGTTGTTCTTCTGTTTGCCGTTGAGTGGTTTGTGAGAAAACGAAGCGGCATGCTGTAGTTGATACTGCGCGGAAGTTTTCCTACTTTCTTCCTGAGGTCACTGTATGAGAAATTTCGGACGGCTTGTTCGAGCATGGCTCAGCGGCAGGTACAGGGTGTTTCCCTGGCGAAGCCTGTTTGTATTCATCCTCGTCGCCCTCTACGCCGTCAATCCGTTTGACATCATTCCTGATTTCATTCCCTTCGTTGGCGTAATCGACGATGCAGCCATGCTGGCCTTTCTCATCCGTTCATTGATGAAGGATGTGGAGAAGTTCCTGGACTGGGAGAATGCAACGCGATCCGGCAAGGATGTGGTTGACGCGGAATTCGAAGTAGTCAGTGAAGATGGTGGAACAGTCAAAGGAAAGCTGAAATCATAGCTTCTGAGTATTATGCTGGAGGCAGAAAAAGCCCGCTCCATTTCTGAAGCGGGCTTTTTATTGTCGATCAGCATTTTTACGGCTTGGTATGAAAGACAAGATGAAAGTCCTGTTCAAGGGTGTCTCCGTCATAGTCGTGCATGCTGCGAAAGAGAGTAAGAGTGTACGTTCTGTACGGCTCAAGATTGTACACAAGGAGGCACATTCCCTTTTTCATGGGCGGGCGGCAGTTGATGAAATAGCAGCCATCCGAGACTTGTGCCGGTGAACTGACACTGAAGTACAGTTCTTGGAGAACGGGAATGTAATCGTTCAATGAGAAGTTGCAGAAGATGTGGCTTTCGCCCCGAAGGCTGACCGTATCACTATGCTGAATGCTTGTCCAGAGTACGCGCAGCGGGGCGGGATTCGGCTCAACAGTAAAGCGAAGTACAACCGAATCTTTCAGCATCCTCCCGGATGTATCCAGAAGACCCCGGGGAATCACGACCTCTACTGTTCTCTCCGCCTTCCAGAGCAGGGCTTGATACTTTGCAATACTCAGATTCCGGCAAACAAGATCTATGCAAGCCCCCGTTGCCACCGTGTCATCGACATATCGGGAGCTGATCTTGTCAAGTTCCTCACTGGAGACTCCGTAGTTGAACTGCACGAGGACGGGCGTCCCTCGCTCAACCCACACGCTCCCGTTAGCCGGCTGGATGGATACAATCTCCAGGAACTTTGATTCTTCCTGAATCGGAGGCCGGACATTCTCTTCCTTGCAAGCGGTGATGCAGAGCGCAAGGAGAAACGCTGGAAGCAAACTGTATGATCTCATCTCAAAGTTCTCCACGAAGTATACAGAGCACAAGGAACTCGAAATCAGACGAAAAGCCCGCTCCATTTCTGAAGCGGGCTTTTTATTTCACAGCGTGTTACTCGTACACCGTCTCGAGTCGGGGCGATACCTTTCCCAACCGTTCGGTACCTTCTCCGCCGGGCTCCTGCGCATCGCGCACGGCCATTGCGGCCACGTTCACAATATCCGCAACTTCATTGCCGGGAATGAGCAGATAGACGGGCTTCCGCATACCAATCAGCATGGGGCCGTAGAGTTCAGCTCCGCCTAACTTCGCCAGCAGCTTGTAGGCAATGTTCGCCGATTCGAGGTTCGGCATCACAAGCAGGTTAGCGCCGCCCTTCAATGTGCTGAACGGATACAGCGATTCGATGATCTCGGGAGACACAGCGGTATCCGCCATCATCTCACCATCAACCATCAATTCCGGCGCACGCTTCTTCACGAGCTCTGCCGCCTTCGCCATTTTCATAGCCGAAGGATGCTGTGTACTGCCGAAGTTGCTGAACGAAAGCATCGCAATCCGCGGCACGATGTCAAAACTGCGGACTTTGTCCGCTGCGAGAATGGCAATCTCGGCAAGCTGTTCGGCCGTCGGATCGAAATTCACCGTTGCGTCGGCGATGAACCGGACGTCGTTCTTGAAGATGAGCATGTACATGCCGGCAATAGTACTGATACCGGGCTTTGGCTTGATAATCTGGAGTGCGGGACGGATCGTCTCGGGATAGTGTTGCGTCAATCCGGCCACAAGTCCATCGGCGTCGCCGGTGTTCACCATCATCATGCCGTAGTCAATGGGGCGCTGGAGATGGTTGCGAGCGTCCTTCAGCGTCATGCCTTTGCGTTTGCGCATGTCGTAGAACTTGCTCACGTACTCGTCGAATTTTTGTGCATGCAGCGGATCGACAACTTCCACGCCTTCCAGATCGAGATCGAGCATTTTGATTTTCTCAGCGATCGTCTCTTTGTTTCCGAGCAGAATCGGCTTTGCGATTTCCTCGTCGAGAATAATCTGGCTTGCGCGCAATACCTTCTCTTCCATTCCTTCCGGAAATACGATCCGTTTCGGCGCTTTTTGTGCCTTATGAATTGTGGCGCGCATGATTTCCTTGCCGCGTCCGAACCGGCTTTCGAGCGAGTCGCGATATGCGTCGAGGTTCTCGATCGGTTTGCGGGCAACGCCGGTTTCCATTGCCGCCTTCGCAACAGCCGGGGCTTCCCACAACAGAACACGCGGATCGAGCGGCTTGGGAATAATATATTCGCGCCCGAACTTGATCGGCTTGCCGCCGTATGCTTTGATGACGGAATCGGGAACATCTTCTTTGGCGAGGGACGCCAGCGCATGTGCCGCCGCAAGTTTCATTTCGTCGTTGATGGCACTTGCCATGCAATCGAGGGCGCCGCGGAAAATGAACGGGAATCCGAGAACGTTATTCACCTGGTTCGGATAGTCGGAGCGGCCTGTTGCCATGAGAACGTCGCTGCGTGCTGCAAGCGCATCTTCGGGCGTAATTTCGGGATCCGGATTTGCCATCGCGAAGATGATGGGATTATCCGCCATGCTCTTGACCATTTCCTTCGTGACAACGCCCTTCACGGAAACGCCCGCAAACACGTCGGCACCTTTCATTGCGTCTTCAAGCGTCCGTGCGTCGGTTTCAATGGCGAAGAATTCTTTGTAGGGATTCATTCCGTCTTTGCGTCCCTTGTACACAACGCCCTTCGTATCGACGAGAATCAGATTCTCCCGCTTCACACCCAACGTTACATAGAACTTTGCGCAGGCTATTCCTGCCGCGCCCGCGCCGCTGAATACCACCTTCACGTCTTCGAGCTTTTTGCCGACAAGTTCCAACGCGTTCAGCAATCCGGCTCCGGAGATGATCGCCGTTCCGTGCTGATCATCGTGGAACACCGGGATGTTCATTTGCTTCTTCAACTCTTCTTCAATACGGAAACATTCCGGCGCCTTGATGTCTTCCAGATTGATACCGCCGAATGTCGGTTCCAGC
Proteins encoded in this region:
- the glgA gene encoding glycogen synthase GlgA, translated to MNIAIAASECVPFAKAGGLADVTGALPKYLRKLGCDVKVFLPKYNTIDETKYDLHYEYAIGEIPVRVAGVAWPVHVSRANLPGSDVPVYFIDCPHFFHRGRIYTNDFDEDARFILFSKAVIETLQRLQWAPDVIHCNDWQTGLLPLLLKDNYSWDRMFDGTATLYSIHNIGYQGLFGKSVMDIAEIRPDRFSALEMFGGVSMMKGGILSAEIISTVSDTYAHEILTPEYGAGMEGYLVLRREDLHGVLNGIDTDVWNPETDPHLPHHYSKENLGGKYLNKKFLLEKVGMPYDTDRPLIGIVSRLVAQKGFDLIAETFNSLMELDAQWVILGSGEERYERMFSAIHHALPHKVWTYIGFNNELAHLIEAAADMFLMPSRYEPCGLNQMYSLRYGTIPIVRKTGGLADTVHDWHEYQSYGSNEGNGFSFNDAAGYALNDAVWRAVTMYRTNKPVWHQMMMNGMNADLSWDASAKKYMRLYEIAMQTRRI
- a CDS encoding zinc ribbon domain-containing protein — encoded protein: MDDKLRCQSCGMPLSEQFGNLGTEVDGSTTREYCHICYANGAFTTPDLTMEGMMQLSVDYMTKQMNIPAEKAGAMANEYIPKLRRWKKN
- a CDS encoding peptidylprolyl isomerase; amino-acid sequence: MAMHFFNKLALVGCVVIGAVVLFGCSPKPGELVVAKVGNKPILLKEYEELYLKSSGSVDQASASTQEEREKFLDLMTKFKLKLADAYDQGLDKQPEIRSEINQYKGSLVASYLTEREVTAPGIKKLHEARQTEVRASHILLSLAPGAAPSDSEAVFKKAYELIGLLNTGASFESLAVAHSNDPSVHQNKGDLYFFTAGRMVPEFEEAAFALKTGELTQKPVRTQYGVHIIKCTGRQPASGEIKASHIMIRFHSQEPSPEDTLEAYKKISQIRDSLLAKFDFAELATRNSEDPGSAPRGGDLGWFGRARWIQPFDEEAFKLKPGEISGIVRTIYGYHLIKSYETRQTKPYAEAKKELQQVYQQTRFQQDYQKFLGKLKAETQFSMDETALNLFVVSFDSLKTTRDSAWYSTLEPELGKRPLIRFGQRTVSCDSIVSIMILRPDMTSVPLNSHSLRQQVEKIAEQLVFQVKGETIEQTYPEFASIMKEYTDGILLYQIEQDRVWGKVAVNDTVLQSYFNANRDNFVWPDRVDFTSVSTYSDSLANLIHEKLKAGKTLEQIFAEDSARMKMPTSFRVAFAKGSAALTPSALKTLVAVAAELKNDAVLTLSLAAQPDTSKRKAQEERLANQRLDAVKNQFTRKLGVDPERIQTWVRPLADHITDPADRNRALTTVSIDIINRRPWIVGGIDHQVQAVRTDERTMKADSLAEGAYSGPFSYRGNFTIVRLNKKEPARQKTYEEAGTEVSSSFQEYESKRLEKEWLDGLRRKYPVVEHKEALQNAFARVQP
- a CDS encoding peptidyl-prolyl cis-trans isomerase; translated protein: MPGSNHSVAMLLLATVFVSCSEQRPVDEYVARVGQATLTQKNVEENAGGQPEHLVRQYVSNWVMSEILFQEAQRRGFATSEAVMRQAGEAKRQFAITAYLEQEVYSDEPSAIRDSDLQHEFTSNAESYRLPNDVVKMSFAVFDERDEANAFRSKVLRGARWEDAVQSVRSDEGQSRHLLRVATGEYFTQAVLYPEELWKIARALSKEDISYVVRTNAGYCVAVVHDVKRQGELPQFDYVKEEIRQRLAMKRRNEKYAKLLDQLRAKYEVDVRLAAGDTTRGNVNEE
- a CDS encoding peptidylprolyl isomerase → MKNDGKRNVIMKTWLPVLFLACLVAVAEAQVLDRIVAVIDKEMILESELNAQTQFFITTNKLDPNTPGLREQVLQSMINEKLILAKAIEDSVTVSEDEVTQQLDAIVRQRVQAAGSEQRLEELYGMPISRIKREYRDEMKKNLLSQRLQQQRFGGSQISRLEVEEFFRTYQDSLGEVPEEVELAHIFVRPKFGETEKAESYGKMKLLLDSIKAGVPFEDLARRHSQDPGSAAQGGELGFVRRGLFVKDFETAVFSLKEQEVSGIVETEFGLHIIQLLERRGDAVHARHILMRIERTEASDDSAKAYLNGLRTRILAGESFAEIARKFSEDKETASIGGNLGTFELEQLPKELYPVVSPLKSGEISEPVRIPVGTQYGYSIVWVRERTPEHKANLDQDYKRIEIVASNYKRQKDYAAWLESLRKSIYWESRL